The following proteins are co-located in the Fusobacterium sp. IOR10 genome:
- the cbiG gene encoding cobalt-precorrin 5A hydrolase: protein MKIAVICVTEKGLSKSYEIKKEIECDIYTISKLKENGTKLIENSLSDTYREICLKYNAFIFITSTGIAVRVISPYLKGKDKDPAVLVVDQEGNFVISLLSGHLGGANELTSKIAKILKSIPVITTASDISGKIAVDTIAMRINSKIEDLESAKKVTSLIVAGEKVQLKVPHNITSYNPSGVIIVSNREKIEISKIIPKNLIVGIGCKKGKTKNEIIDAIKDSFKKNNLSLQGIRFFATIDIKKNEKGIIEAAKSFEKELKIINKEDIKLVHRKFKGSEFVFKSVGVYSVSAPSAYLASNKKGKLLVEKLKYDGITLSIFEEETSDRKDLCDRDRSR from the coding sequence ATGAAAATAGCTGTTATATGTGTTACTGAAAAAGGGCTATCCAAGAGTTATGAGATAAAAAAAGAAATAGAATGTGATATATACACAATTTCTAAATTGAAAGAAAATGGAACTAAGCTAATAGAAAATTCATTATCAGATACTTATAGAGAAATTTGCTTAAAATACAATGCATTTATTTTTATAACTTCAACTGGGATTGCTGTTAGAGTTATAAGCCCATATTTAAAGGGAAAGGATAAGGACCCTGCAGTATTAGTTGTTGACCAAGAGGGGAATTTTGTAATTTCACTTTTATCAGGACATTTAGGTGGAGCAAATGAATTAACTAGTAAAATTGCAAAAATACTAAAATCCATACCTGTGATTACAACAGCATCAGATATTTCTGGAAAAATAGCAGTGGATACTATTGCTATGAGAATTAATTCTAAGATAGAGGATTTAGAATCAGCTAAAAAAGTAACTAGTTTAATAGTTGCAGGGGAAAAAGTTCAGCTAAAGGTTCCACATAATATAACATCTTATAATCCAAGTGGGGTAATTATTGTGAGTAATAGAGAAAAAATAGAAATTTCAAAAATAATTCCTAAAAATTTAATAGTGGGTATAGGGTGCAAAAAAGGGAAAACTAAAAATGAGATAATAGATGCAATTAAGGATAGCTTTAAAAAAAATAATTTATCTTTACAAGGGATAAGGTTTTTTGCTACAATAGACATTAAAAAAAATGAAAAAGGAATAATAGAAGCAGCTAAAAGTTTTGAAAAAGAATTAAAAATAATAAATAAAGAAGATATAAAGTTAGTTCATAGGAAATTTAAAGGATCTGAGTTTGTATTTAAGTCAGTTGGAGTTTACAGTGTTTCAGCACCATCAGCATATTTAGCTTCAAATAAAAAAGGGAAATTATTAGTTGAAAAATTAAAATATGATGGAATTACACTTTCAATATTTGAGGAGGAAACAAGTGATAGGAAAGATTTATGTGATAGGGATAGGTCCAGGTAA
- the cobM gene encoding precorrin-4 C(11)-methyltransferase, whose amino-acid sequence MEKVYFIGAGPGDPELITVKGQKIIKEADIIIYAGSLVAREIIECHKPEAKIYNSAKMNLEEVMETTINNVKKGKKVARVHTGDPSIFGAHREQMNILEENNIEYEVIPGVSSFLASAAVLKKEFTLPDVSQTVICTRMEGRTPVPENESLDKLASHKCSMAIFLSVHMIENVVEKLLKHYEKNTPIAVVQKATWKDQKIVEGTLENIAKLVEEANITKTAQILVGNFLGNKYSKSKLYDKYFTHEFRKGIKKEEL is encoded by the coding sequence ATGGAAAAAGTTTATTTTATAGGGGCAGGACCTGGAGATCCAGAATTAATAACAGTAAAGGGTCAAAAAATTATAAAAGAAGCAGACATAATAATTTATGCAGGTTCATTAGTAGCTAGAGAAATTATAGAGTGCCATAAACCAGAAGCAAAAATATATAATAGTGCTAAAATGAATTTAGAAGAGGTAATGGAAACAACAATAAATAATGTGAAAAAAGGGAAAAAAGTAGCCAGGGTACATACAGGGGATCCCTCTATTTTTGGAGCTCATAGGGAACAAATGAATATATTAGAAGAAAATAATATTGAGTATGAAGTAATCCCAGGGGTAAGTTCATTTTTAGCTTCAGCAGCAGTGTTAAAAAAAGAATTTACATTGCCAGATGTTAGCCAAACTGTTATTTGCACAAGGATGGAAGGAAGAACTCCAGTTCCAGAGAATGAATCTCTAGATAAGTTAGCTTCACATAAATGTTCAATGGCAATTTTTTTATCAGTACATATGATAGAAAATGTGGTTGAGAAATTATTAAAGCATTATGAAAAGAATACTCCAATTGCAGTTGTTCAAAAAGCAACATGGAAAGATCAAAAAATTGTAGAAGGAACTTTGGAAAATATAGCTAAATTAGTTGAAGAAGCAAACATAACTAAAACAGCTCAAATTTTAGTAGGAAATTTTTTAGGAAATAAATATTCAAAATCTAAGTTATATGATAAATATTTCACCCATGAATTTAGAAAGGGAATAAAAAAGGAAGAGTTATGA
- the cobI gene encoding precorrin-2 C(20)-methyltransferase codes for MNKFYGIGVGVGDPEMLTIKAVNILKKIDIVLIPNAGRNFKSTAYNIAKEYLKKDVKLVNVEFSMNPKLDERKKERKKNAEIVEKYLKDNKNVAFLTIGDPMVYSTYIYLLENISSKYEVQTISGISSFSDLSSRFNIPLVIGNETLKILPLHKNCNIKQEIDGIDNVVIMKVSLKFKELKKVLKETGNENNVILVCESGKEKERVYFNLDELDENNIPYFSTLLLKKGGIEQWKKFIL; via the coding sequence ATGAATAAATTTTATGGGATAGGTGTTGGGGTTGGAGATCCAGAGATGCTTACAATAAAAGCAGTAAATATATTAAAGAAAATAGATATAGTTTTAATTCCAAATGCAGGAAGAAATTTTAAGAGTACAGCCTATAATATAGCAAAGGAATATTTGAAAAAAGATGTTAAATTGGTAAATGTTGAATTTTCAATGAATCCTAAATTAGATGAGAGAAAAAAAGAAAGGAAAAAGAATGCAGAAATAGTGGAAAAATATTTAAAGGACAATAAAAATGTAGCATTTTTAACTATAGGAGATCCTATGGTTTATAGTACATACATATATTTGTTGGAAAATATATCCTCAAAATATGAAGTTCAGACAATTTCTGGAATTTCTTCTTTCTCAGATCTTAGTTCAAGATTTAATATTCCTCTAGTAATTGGGAATGAAACTTTAAAGATATTACCTTTACATAAAAATTGTAATATAAAACAAGAGATAGATGGAATAGATAATGTTGTAATAATGAAGGTTTCTTTAAAATTTAAGGAATTAAAAAAAGTTTTAAAGGAAACTGGAAACGAGAATAATGTTATTTTAGTTTGTGAATCAGGAAAAGAAAAAGAAAGAGTGTATTTTAATTTAGATGAATTAGATGAAAATAATATACCTTATTTTTCAACTCTTTTATTGAAAAAAGGAGGAATAGAACAATGGAAAAAGTTTATTTTATAG
- the cbiT gene encoding precorrin-6Y C5,15-methyltransferase (decarboxylating) subunit CbiT, giving the protein MHIKDEEFIRGKIPMTKEEIRMISIGKLDLKKDSILIDVGAGTGSIGIEAATYLETGKVYAVEKKEMAVNFIRDNMEKFKINNLEIIHGNAPEDLKIKKFNRMFIGGSSNNMEGIVDYFIKHSENNSILVINTIALETLSEVLKILKEKKEILKDIQIINVSISKNKNIGDYTMMTGENPIYIISAKK; this is encoded by the coding sequence ATGCATATTAAAGATGAAGAGTTTATAAGGGGAAAAATCCCAATGACAAAGGAAGAAATTAGGATGATTTCAATAGGAAAACTAGATTTAAAGAAAGATTCTATTTTAATAGATGTTGGAGCAGGAACAGGAAGTATAGGAATAGAAGCTGCTACCTATTTAGAAACTGGAAAAGTTTATGCTGTTGAAAAAAAAGAAATGGCTGTTAATTTCATTAGGGATAACATGGAAAAATTTAAAATTAATAATTTAGAAATAATTCATGGAAATGCTCCTGAAGATTTAAAAATAAAAAAATTCAATAGAATGTTTATTGGAGGTTCTTCTAATAACATGGAAGGAATAGTAGATTATTTTATAAAACATTCTGAAAATAATAGTATATTAGTTATAAATACTATTGCTCTTGAAACTTTAAGTGAAGTTTTAAAAATTTTAAAGGAAAAAAAAGAAATATTGAAAGATATTCAAATTATAAATGTAAGTATTTCCAAAAATAAAAACATAGGGGATTATACTATGATGACTGGAGAAAATCCCATATATATAATAAGTGCTAAAAAATAA
- the cbiE gene encoding precorrin-6y C5,15-methyltransferase (decarboxylating) subunit CbiE, which produces MSIDIVGLGVGNLDYITGIAKKKLIASDIIIGGERQLKDISPLLTFQELYTLKKLAHMKDYVDKNIEKKICFIVSGDTGFYSLVSYLRRFYEKEIENIIPGISSFQYLFSKIGETWEYYNLYSMHGRKLDFISKLDKSKKGIVLLTDKNNTPKHIGEILYEKEYFNIEMIIGENLSYDNEKIERFKINNLKEYIRDYEMNVLILKKE; this is translated from the coding sequence ATGAGTATAGATATTGTAGGTTTAGGTGTGGGAAATTTAGATTATATAACTGGAATAGCTAAAAAAAAATTAATTGCTTCAGATATAATTATAGGGGGAGAAAGACAACTAAAGGATATTTCTCCCTTATTAACATTTCAAGAACTATATACATTGAAAAAATTAGCTCATATGAAGGACTATGTGGATAAAAACATAGAGAAAAAAATATGTTTTATTGTTTCTGGGGATACAGGTTTTTACAGTTTAGTTTCATATTTAAGAAGATTTTATGAAAAAGAAATTGAAAATATTATCCCAGGGATTTCATCCTTTCAATATTTGTTTTCAAAAATAGGTGAAACTTGGGAATATTATAACTTATATAGTATGCATGGAAGGAAATTAGATTTCATTAGCAAACTAGATAAAAGTAAAAAAGGAATAGTATTATTAACAGATAAGAATAATACTCCTAAACATATTGGAGAGATACTATACGAAAAGGAATATTTTAATATTGAAATGATTATAGGAGAAAATTTATCCTATGACAATGAAAAAATAGAAAGATTTAAAATTAATAATTTAAAAGAATACATAAGGGACTATGAAATGAATGTATTAATTTTAAAAAAGGAGTAA
- the cbiD gene encoding cobalt-precorrin-5B (C(1))-methyltransferase CbiD, translating into MGKKLKSGYTTGSCCTAAIIAGLNYLLDDRKLENVQLQSLNNKKINIPISRLRKRNNFVTSSVKKYSGDDPDVTDGIEIFVRIKKVTKLKKDSAGYIIGNTLITCGRGIGKVTKKGLRCEVGKYAINPGPLKMMELAIESILDDKNDLYFEIKIYIPEGLEKSKKTFNPKLGIVGGISILGSTGILNPMSEEALKDSLYIEMKVLKENSDKDYVVFVFGNYGKKYCEEIGLQASNLIVISNYIGYMLEVAEELGYKKIILVGHIGKGVKIAGGIFNTHSKVADARMEIMGANAFLNGESKENVMNILNSNTVEEACNYIEKKEFFYKISNKISEKIKNYLKTNVIECEVLLFSFKEEILGYSDNFYKLVEEVKK; encoded by the coding sequence ATGGGAAAAAAACTAAAATCTGGTTATACAACAGGTAGCTGTTGTACAGCAGCTATAATTGCAGGGCTAAACTATCTGTTAGATGATAGAAAATTAGAAAATGTTCAGCTACAGTCTTTAAATAACAAAAAGATAAATATTCCTATTTCAAGGTTAAGAAAGAGAAATAATTTTGTAACTTCCTCAGTAAAAAAATATTCAGGGGATGATCCTGATGTAACTGATGGAATTGAAATTTTTGTAAGAATAAAAAAAGTAACGAAATTAAAAAAAGATAGTGCAGGTTATATAATTGGAAACACTCTTATTACTTGTGGAAGAGGGATTGGGAAAGTTACTAAAAAAGGTCTTAGATGTGAAGTCGGGAAATATGCAATTAATCCAGGACCTTTAAAGATGATGGAACTAGCTATAGAATCAATATTAGATGACAAAAATGATCTTTATTTTGAAATAAAAATATATATTCCAGAGGGTTTGGAAAAAAGCAAAAAAACTTTTAATCCTAAATTGGGAATAGTTGGGGGAATTTCAATTTTAGGTTCCACAGGAATTTTAAATCCAATGAGTGAAGAGGCTTTGAAAGATTCTTTATATATTGAGATGAAGGTATTAAAAGAAAATAGCGATAAGGATTATGTGGTATTTGTTTTTGGAAATTATGGAAAGAAATATTGTGAAGAAATAGGATTACAGGCTTCTAATTTAATAGTAATTAGTAACTATATTGGATATATGTTAGAAGTAGCTGAAGAATTAGGATACAAAAAAATAATTCTTGTGGGGCATATTGGAAAAGGAGTAAAAATAGCTGGTGGAATTTTCAATACTCATAGTAAAGTAGCAGATGCTAGAATGGAAATTATGGGAGCAAACGCTTTTTTAAATGGGGAATCAAAGGAAAATGTCATGAATATATTAAACTCTAATACAGTTGAAGAAGCTTGTAATTATATAGAAAAAAAAGAATTTTTTTATAAAATTTCAAATAAAATTTCAGAAAAAATAAAAAATTATTTAAAAACAAATGTTATAGAGTGTGAAGTATTGTTATTTTCTTTTAAAGAGGAAATATTAGGTTACAGTGATAATTTTTATAAATTAGTTGAAGAGGTAAAAAAATGA
- a CDS encoding precorrin-8X methylmutase, with protein MKKYIKIPESIEKKSFQIITEELGERGNNFTEEELKIVKRVIHTTADFEYADLIKFINNPISQGKKALELGCKIYCDTNMIVNGLSRKILEKFNCEAYCLVRDEQVAKEAKEREVTRSIVGIEKAAKEKETKIFLIGNAPTALYKLKEMIVSGEIEKPLLVVGVPVGFVGAAEAKENFKDTNIPYITIDGRKGGSTVTVSILHGILYQLYKREGF; from the coding sequence ATGAAAAAATATATTAAAATTCCTGAAAGTATAGAAAAAAAAAGTTTTCAAATTATAACTGAAGAGTTAGGAGAAAGAGGGAATAATTTCACAGAGGAAGAACTTAAAATTGTAAAAAGAGTAATTCATACAACAGCTGATTTTGAATATGCTGATTTAATAAAGTTTATAAATAATCCTATTTCTCAAGGAAAAAAAGCCTTAGAATTAGGATGTAAAATATATTGTGATACAAATATGATTGTTAATGGATTAAGCAGAAAAATTTTAGAAAAATTTAATTGTGAAGCCTATTGTTTAGTAAGAGATGAACAAGTTGCTAAAGAAGCAAAGGAAAGAGAAGTTACTCGTTCTATTGTTGGAATAGAAAAGGCTGCAAAGGAAAAAGAAACGAAAATATTTTTAATAGGAAATGCTCCAACAGCTTTGTATAAATTAAAAGAGATGATTGTTAGTGGAGAAATTGAAAAACCATTATTAGTGGTTGGAGTTCCTGTTGGATTTGTCGGAGCTGCAGAAGCAAAGGAGAATTTTAAAGATACAAATATTCCATATATAACAATTGATGGAAGAAAGGGAGGGAGTACTGTAACAGTATCAATTCTTCATGGAATACTGTATCAATTGTATAAAAGAGAGGGATTTTAA
- a CDS encoding cobyrinate a,c-diamide synthase, whose product MRGFLIAGVRSGVGKTTIAMGLMKCFKNVSPFKVGPDYIDGKFHEYVTSNKSYNLDYILMGEKGIKRTFLKNSKEISIVEGVMGLYDGRGVELDNGSSAHIGRILDLPVILVVDGRKISTSIAAEVLGYRDLDRRVKLKGVIINKISSKKTYDILKESIEKYCDIKCIGYMLNIENIGIEERHLGLMQAQEIKDLDIKVEKISKQMKETIDLDYIYNISKIKEMKDNFFLQEIMEKKKNEYTGMKIAIAKDEAFSFYYNDNIEFLEELGIEIIYFSPVHDKKIPKDINMLYFGGGYPENYSKELSENKSMINSIRDFFNKNGVIYGECGGFIYLSDTLETLDGKKYDFVGISGSNIKMKNRLNIKRFGYIDIEYNGKFKGRGHEFHYSEIISSDENIRKEFKIRKPDGRNWTCGFHVKNVLCGYPHIHFFKSQDIIFDLLNKAKESK is encoded by the coding sequence ATGAGAGGATTTTTAATAGCAGGAGTAAGAAGTGGAGTTGGTAAAACTACTATAGCTATGGGATTAATGAAATGTTTTAAGAATGTTTCTCCTTTTAAAGTTGGCCCAGATTATATTGATGGTAAGTTTCATGAATATGTTACTTCAAATAAAAGTTATAATTTAGATTATATTTTAATGGGTGAAAAGGGAATAAAAAGAACATTTTTAAAAAATTCAAAAGAAATTTCAATTGTTGAAGGGGTAATGGGCTTATATGATGGAAGAGGTGTTGAATTAGACAATGGAAGTTCAGCTCATATAGGTAGAATACTTGATTTACCAGTGATACTTGTAGTTGACGGAAGAAAGATAAGCACCAGTATTGCAGCTGAAGTTTTAGGATACAGAGATTTAGATAGAAGGGTAAAATTAAAGGGAGTTATTATTAATAAAATATCTAGTAAAAAAACTTATGATATTTTAAAAGAATCAATAGAAAAATATTGTGATATTAAGTGTATTGGTTATATGCTAAATATTGAAAATATAGGGATAGAAGAAAGACATTTAGGTCTTATGCAAGCACAAGAAATAAAGGATTTAGATATTAAAGTTGAAAAAATTAGTAAACAAATGAAAGAGACCATAGACTTAGATTATATATACAATATTTCAAAAATAAAAGAAATGAAAGACAATTTTTTCTTACAAGAAATAATGGAAAAGAAAAAGAATGAATACACTGGGATGAAAATTGCAATAGCAAAGGATGAGGCTTTTTCATTTTATTATAATGATAATATAGAATTTTTAGAAGAACTAGGTATTGAAATAATTTATTTCTCCCCTGTTCATGATAAAAAAATACCAAAAGATATTAACATGCTATATTTTGGAGGGGGATATCCTGAAAATTATTCTAAGGAACTATCTGAAAATAAAAGTATGATTAATTCAATAAGGGATTTTTTTAATAAAAATGGAGTTATATATGGAGAGTGTGGAGGATTTATATATTTATCTGATACCCTAGAAACTTTAGATGGTAAGAAGTATGATTTTGTTGGAATATCTGGTAGTAATATAAAAATGAAAAATAGATTAAATATAAAAAGATTTGGATATATTGATATAGAATATAATGGAAAATTTAAGGGTAGAGGTCATGAATTTCATTATTCAGAGATAATAAGTTCAGATGAAAATATAAGAAAAGAATTTAAGATAAGAAAACCAGATGGTAGAAATTGGACTTGTGGATTTCATGTTAAAAATGTTTTATGTGGCTATCCTCACATTCATTTTTTCAAAAGCCAAGATATAATTTTTGATTTATTAAATAAAGCAAAGGAGTCAAAATGA
- the cobD gene encoding threonine-phosphate decarboxylase CobD: protein MDLHGGNIYKLLRNGKEDILDYSSNINPFGVPETLKKSILENLDILEKYPDINYVGLKKSIGDYNNISKDNIIVGNGATEILFLYMKALKPKKVLIVSPTFAEYERSLKDLDAEISFFKLDEVNNFILDMEKLKQEATSYDLLVLCNPNNPTGSFMGKEELLKLNNHLEKVKTRIFIDECFIEFIDDWENKSLINLKSDNIFILRALTKFFALPGIRLGYGITYDYNILNKIENIREPWSVNAFADLAGKIILKDTQYIDKTKKWILEEKIWFYEKLKEINKIKVYRSNSNFILVRLEEIRAEIFCKLMIEKGILVRNASNFRFLDDKYVRFAIKDREKNRKVLKIIKEVLK from the coding sequence TTGGATTTACACGGGGGAAATATTTATAAATTATTAAGAAATGGAAAGGAAGATATTTTAGATTACAGTTCTAACATCAATCCTTTTGGAGTTCCAGAAACTTTAAAAAAAAGTATTTTAGAAAATCTGGATATTTTAGAAAAATATCCAGATATAAATTATGTGGGATTAAAAAAAAGTATAGGGGACTATAATAATATATCAAAGGATAATATTATAGTAGGAAATGGAGCTACAGAAATTTTATTTTTGTATATGAAAGCTTTAAAACCTAAAAAAGTCTTAATAGTTTCTCCTACTTTTGCAGAATATGAAAGATCTTTAAAAGATCTTGATGCTGAAATTAGTTTTTTTAAACTTGATGAAGTTAATAATTTTATACTGGATATGGAAAAGTTAAAACAAGAAGCTACAAGTTATGATTTACTAGTTTTATGTAATCCAAATAATCCAACTGGAAGTTTTATGGGAAAAGAAGAATTATTAAAACTTAATAATCATTTGGAAAAAGTTAAAACAAGAATATTCATAGATGAATGTTTTATTGAATTTATAGATGATTGGGAGAATAAAAGCTTAATAAATTTAAAAAGTGATAATATATTCATACTTAGAGCATTAACCAAGTTTTTTGCTCTTCCTGGTATAAGATTAGGTTATGGAATTACTTATGATTATAATATTCTAAACAAAATAGAAAATATAAGGGAGCCTTGGAGTGTAAATGCCTTTGCTGATTTAGCTGGAAAGATAATATTAAAAGATACTCAGTATATAGATAAAACTAAAAAATGGATATTAGAGGAAAAAATATGGTTTTATGAAAAATTAAAAGAAATAAATAAAATAAAAGTTTATAGAAGTAACTCAAATTTTATATTAGTTAGGCTAGAGGAAATCAGAGCAGAAATTTTTTGTAAACTAATGATAGAAAAAGGAATATTAGTGAGAAACGCTTCAAATTTTAGATTTTTAGATGACAAATATGTAAGATTTGCCATAAAAGATAGAGAAAAAAATAGAAAGGTTTTAAAAATAATAAAAGAGGTATTAAAATGA
- the cbiB gene encoding adenosylcobinamide-phosphate synthase CbiB — MFSLKFLIAYILDLIFGDPEKFPHPVRFIGKLISFLEKKLYKYNNKIVFGGVTTVITIVVTFIISYLIVSKSILLEVILLYTTLAVKCLADEGMRVYYILKKGDLKEAKEKLAYLVSRDTETMEERDIVRSVLETISENSIDGVIAPMFYAFVGSYFNFKGVSLALPFAMTYKSINTLDSMLGYKNEKYLKFGRVSAKVDDLANIIPARLGGMLLIPLASILAGYDYKNSFKICLRDRKNHASPNSAHGESAFAGALGVQFGGKTKYFGVWYDKPTIGDKLKEFTISDILKAKKLLYSTSFITFLIFFTISLI; from the coding sequence ATGTTTAGTTTGAAATTCTTAATAGCTTATATTCTTGATTTAATATTTGGAGATCCTGAAAAGTTTCCTCATCCAGTTAGATTTATAGGGAAATTAATTAGTTTTTTGGAAAAAAAATTATATAAATATAATAATAAGATTGTATTTGGTGGGGTGACCACAGTAATAACTATAGTTGTAACTTTTATAATAAGTTATTTAATTGTTTCTAAATCAATTTTATTAGAAGTGATACTATTATACACAACATTGGCAGTAAAATGTTTAGCTGATGAAGGAATGAGAGTTTATTATATTTTAAAAAAAGGTGATTTAAAGGAGGCGAAGGAAAAACTAGCCTACCTAGTTAGCAGAGATACTGAAACAATGGAAGAAAGAGATATTGTTAGAAGTGTCTTAGAAACAATATCTGAAAATTCAATAGATGGGGTTATAGCTCCAATGTTTTATGCCTTTGTGGGAAGTTATTTTAATTTTAAAGGAGTTTCTTTAGCTCTTCCCTTTGCAATGACATATAAAAGTATTAATACCTTGGATTCCATGTTAGGATATAAAAACGAAAAATATTTAAAATTTGGAAGGGTATCTGCAAAGGTTGACGATTTAGCTAATATAATACCAGCTAGGTTAGGGGGAATGTTATTAATTCCTCTAGCTTCAATATTAGCAGGGTATGACTATAAAAATAGTTTTAAAATATGTTTAAGAGATAGAAAAAATCATGCTAGTCCAAATTCAGCCCATGGGGAGTCTGCTTTTGCAGGAGCCTTAGGGGTTCAATTTGGTGGTAAAACAAAATATTTTGGAGTATGGTATGATAAGCCAACTATAGGTGATAAATTGAAAGAATTTACAATTTCTGATATATTGAAAGCAAAAAAATTATTATATTCAACATCATTTATAACATTTTTGATATTTTTTACTATATCTTTAATTTAG
- a CDS encoding cobyric acid synthase produces MQKKLIILGTSSGVGKSILTTGICRVLYKDGHSVAPFKAQNMSRNSFTLNSGLELAIAQLLQAQACNIEPREYMNPLLLKPLGNNMIDIFINGKHHCDMNGKDYSKTKDIFKGDVLKAYDKLKNFEICILEGAGSPVEINIKDNDIVNMGMAEMIDSKAILVADIDRGGVFASIVGTIVLLEPEEKKRLKGVIINKFRGNKDILMSGIEKLEKITGVKVLGIVPYEEIDLEEEDSLNSKKDREYIESKLNGKTYEEYKEEQFDRLENLVRNNIDMNEIYKILGEE; encoded by the coding sequence ATGCAAAAAAAATTAATTATTTTAGGAACTTCATCAGGAGTAGGGAAATCAATTTTAACAACAGGAATATGTAGAGTTTTATACAAGGATGGACATAGTGTAGCTCCCTTTAAGGCTCAAAATATGTCAAGAAATTCTTTTACTCTTAATAGTGGACTTGAACTTGCAATTGCTCAATTATTACAAGCTCAAGCCTGTAATATAGAACCAAGAGAGTATATGAATCCTCTTTTATTAAAACCACTTGGAAACAATATGATTGATATATTTATAAATGGGAAGCATCATTGTGATATGAATGGAAAAGACTATTCTAAAACTAAAGACATATTTAAAGGAGATGTTCTTAAAGCATATGACAAACTTAAAAATTTTGAAATATGTATTCTTGAAGGAGCAGGAAGTCCTGTTGAAATAAATATTAAAGACAATGATATTGTGAACATGGGAATGGCAGAGATGATAGATTCTAAAGCTATTTTAGTAGCTGATATAGATAGGGGAGGAGTTTTTGCCTCTATAGTTGGAACAATAGTTTTATTAGAACCTGAAGAGAAAAAAAGATTAAAAGGGGTTATTATAAACAAATTTAGAGGAAATAAAGATATATTAATGTCAGGTATTGAAAAATTAGAAAAAATTACAGGGGTTAAAGTTTTAGGAATAGTTCCTTATGAAGAAATAGATCTAGAAGAAGAAGATAGTCTTAATAGTAAAAAAGATAGGGAATACATAGAAAGTAAATTAAATGGAAAAACATATGAAGAATACAAAGAAGAACAATTTGATAGATTAGAAAATTTAGTGAGAAATAATATAGATATGAATGAAATTTATAAAATTTTAGGAGAAGAATAA
- a CDS encoding response regulator transcription factor yields the protein MDLKILIVEDDLKLKRIVKDFLLNENFNIIEADNGEKALDLYFSDKPDLIILDLMIPKLNGFEVLSEIRAHNETIPIIILTAKSEEENILKGYNLKVNEYIIKPVSMKILVAKVKAFLRENLTTNELKFKDIILNLKERTVNIENEFIDISQKEFEILYLFIKNKNKVLTREQIITSLWGYEYSGGIRAIDSQIKRLRKKINRDYIVTVRGLGYKMKGDDYENKE from the coding sequence ATGGATTTGAAAATATTAATAGTTGAAGATGATTTAAAATTAAAAAGAATTGTGAAAGATTTTCTTTTAAATGAAAATTTTAATATTATAGAGGCAGATAATGGGGAAAAAGCTTTAGATTTATATTTTTCAGATAAACCTGACTTAATAATTTTAGATTTAATGATCCCAAAATTAAATGGATTTGAGGTATTAAGTGAAATTAGAGCTCATAATGAAACTATCCCTATAATTATTCTTACAGCTAAAAGTGAAGAAGAAAATATTTTAAAAGGATACAATCTTAAAGTTAACGAATATATTATCAAACCAGTTAGTATGAAAATATTAGTTGCTAAGGTTAAAGCTTTTTTAAGGGAAAACTTAACTACTAATGAACTTAAATTTAAAGATATTATCTTAAATTTAAAGGAAAGAACTGTTAATATTGAAAATGAATTTATTGATATATCTCAAAAAGAATTTGAAATATTATATTTATTTATAAAAAACAAAAATAAAGTTTTAACAAGGGAACAAATAATCACTTCCCTATGGGGATATGAGTATTCTGGAGGTATCAGGGCTATTGATTCTCAAATAAAACGTCTTAGAAAAAAAATTAACAGAGATTATATTGTAACTGTTAGAGGCCTTGGATATAAAATGAAGGGGGATGACTATGAAAATAAAGAATAA